In a single window of the Renibacterium salmoninarum ATCC 33209 genome:
- the sucC gene encoding ADP-forming succinate--CoA ligase subunit beta translates to MDLFEYQARDMFEAHGVPVLAGIVANTAEEAKAAAEKIGGVTVVKAQVKVGGRGKAGGVKVAKTADEAFEYAGNILGMDIKGHTVHKVMIAQGADIAEEYYFSVLLDRANRNYLAMCSVEGGVEIEVLAVERPEALARIAVDPAVGIDQAKAEEIVDAAGFAADVLDGVIETIKKLWDVFQKEDATLVEVNPLVKTGDGRILALDGKVTLDANADFRHPDHEALEDKDSADPLEAKAKENDLNYVKLDGEVGIIGNGAGLVMSTLDVVAYAGESHGNVKPANFLDIGGGASAEVMAAGLDVILNDAQVKSVFVNVFGGITACDAVANGIVKALEILGTSANKPLVVRLDGNNVEEGRRILTEANHPLVTQAATMDEGADKAAELAHAAK, encoded by the coding sequence GTGGACCTGTTTGAATACCAGGCGCGCGACATGTTTGAAGCACACGGCGTTCCCGTGCTTGCAGGCATTGTCGCCAACACCGCAGAAGAAGCCAAGGCCGCAGCCGAGAAAATCGGTGGCGTGACCGTTGTCAAAGCACAGGTAAAGGTGGGCGGCCGCGGTAAGGCCGGTGGTGTTAAAGTCGCCAAGACCGCGGATGAGGCGTTCGAATACGCCGGCAACATCCTCGGGATGGATATCAAGGGCCATACCGTGCACAAAGTCATGATCGCCCAGGGTGCAGATATTGCTGAGGAATACTACTTCTCGGTGCTGCTCGACCGAGCGAACCGCAACTACCTGGCCATGTGCTCGGTTGAAGGCGGCGTGGAGATCGAAGTTCTCGCGGTTGAACGCCCCGAGGCACTTGCACGCATTGCCGTTGACCCCGCTGTGGGCATCGACCAGGCGAAGGCTGAAGAGATCGTCGACGCTGCTGGCTTTGCCGCAGACGTGCTTGATGGCGTGATCGAAACCATCAAGAAGCTTTGGGATGTTTTCCAGAAGGAAGACGCGACTTTGGTCGAGGTCAATCCACTGGTGAAGACCGGCGACGGTCGCATCCTTGCCCTTGACGGCAAGGTCACCCTGGATGCTAACGCTGACTTCCGTCACCCTGATCACGAAGCTCTTGAGGACAAAGACTCGGCCGACCCGCTTGAGGCTAAAGCCAAAGAGAACGACCTCAACTACGTCAAGCTCGACGGCGAAGTTGGCATTATCGGTAATGGTGCAGGTTTGGTGATGTCCACTTTGGACGTCGTCGCTTACGCCGGCGAGAGCCACGGCAACGTGAAGCCAGCCAACTTCCTGGACATCGGTGGTGGAGCTTCCGCCGAGGTGATGGCAGCCGGTCTGGACGTCATTCTCAACGACGCGCAGGTCAAGAGCGTTTTCGTGAACGTCTTCGGCGGCATCACTGCGTGTGACGCAGTCGCAAACGGAATCGTGAAGGCGCTGGAAATCTTGGGCACGTCGGCGAACAAGCCGCTCGTGGTCCGTCTCGACGGTAACAACGTCGAAGAAGGCCGCCGCATTCTGACCGAAGCCAATCACCCGCTGGTGACTCAGGCCGCCACCATGGACGAGGGCGCCGATAAGGCTGCCGAGCTCGCTCACGCTGCGAAGTAA
- the sucD gene encoding succinate--CoA ligase subunit alpha — protein MSIYLNKDSKVIVQGITGGEGTKHTALILKAGTQVVGGVNARKAGTTVSHTDAAGNAVELPVFGGVTEAIEKTGADVSIIFVPPAFTKDAVVEAIEAGIGLVVIITEGVPVQDSAEFWALAQSKVDADGKQVTRIIGPNCPGIITPGESLVGITPNNITSKGPIGLVSKSGTLTYQMMYELRDLGFSTAIGIGGDPVIGTTHIDALAAFEADPETKAIVMIGEIGGDAEERAADFIKANVTKPVVGYVAGFTAPEGKTMGHAGAIVSGSAGTAQAKKEALEAAGVKVGKTPSESAKLLREVFAAL, from the coding sequence ATGTCTATTTACCTCAACAAAGACTCCAAGGTCATCGTCCAGGGCATCACCGGCGGCGAAGGCACTAAGCATACGGCCCTGATACTCAAGGCTGGTACCCAGGTAGTTGGCGGCGTGAACGCACGCAAGGCCGGCACCACGGTAAGCCACACGGATGCCGCTGGTAACGCCGTGGAGCTGCCGGTTTTCGGTGGCGTCACCGAGGCAATCGAAAAGACCGGCGCTGATGTGTCAATCATTTTCGTGCCGCCGGCATTCACCAAAGACGCTGTAGTTGAAGCGATTGAAGCTGGCATCGGCCTCGTCGTCATCATTACCGAAGGCGTTCCGGTTCAGGACTCGGCTGAGTTCTGGGCACTGGCTCAGTCTAAGGTCGATGCTGATGGCAAGCAGGTCACCCGGATCATCGGGCCGAACTGCCCTGGCATCATCACCCCTGGCGAGTCCTTGGTTGGCATCACGCCAAACAACATCACCAGCAAGGGCCCGATCGGATTGGTCTCCAAGTCCGGTACCCTGACCTACCAAATGATGTATGAGCTGCGCGACTTGGGCTTCTCTACCGCAATTGGCATTGGTGGTGACCCGGTTATCGGTACCACGCACATCGATGCGCTGGCCGCTTTCGAAGCTGATCCAGAGACCAAAGCGATCGTGATGATCGGTGAAATTGGTGGCGACGCTGAAGAGCGTGCTGCTGACTTCATCAAGGCGAACGTGACCAAGCCGGTTGTTGGCTACGTTGCTGGTTTCACTGCGCCGGAAGGTAAGACCATGGGCCACGCTGGCGCCATCGTCTCCGGCTCAGCCGGTACCGCCCAGGCTAAGAAAGAAGCTCTTGAAGCAGCTGGCGTAAAGGTTGGCAAAACGCCGTCCGAAAGCGCAAAACTGCTGCGCGAGGTTTTCGCAGCGCTCTAA
- the pcrA gene encoding DNA helicase PcrA, which yields MDMLFDPRAPQNSSGQEPARPQADAKELLHGLNPEQEAAVTHAGSPLLIVAGAGSGKTRVLSHRIAYLLATGRAHPGQILAITFTNKAAAEMRERIAALIGDAAKNMWISTFHSSCVRILRREASTVGLNSSFSIYDSADSLRLITLIARGLDLDPKRFAPKAMQHKISALKNELIDDDAFAATATDPFEQGVAEVYRGYTQRLRQANALDFDDLIAQTVWLFRAFPGVADYYRRRFRHVMVDEYQDTNHAQYALVKEIVGPAEGSGDEPAELTVVGDSDQSIYAFRGADIRNIVEFEKDYPNARTIKLEQNYRSTQTILSAANAVIEKNPDRPVKRLWTAEGDGEKIIGYVAENEHEEARFIAEEIDRLQDEADFRPGDVAIFYRTNAQSRSIEEILMRVGLPYRVVGGTRFYERKEIKDALAYLRVLVNPEDDVNLRRILNEPKRGIGDRAEGAVAALAERERSSFMAALRHAEDAPAIATRSLNAVNGFVKLIDDLTEVASTSGAATALEAVLEQTGYLETLRASSDPQDESRVENLAELVAVVREYERDKPEGSLTDFLEGVALVADADQIPDAPGSDTEAAVAEARRLGVVTLMTLHTAKGLEFPAVFLTGMEHGIFPQARSATDAKELAEERRLAYVGLTRARKRLYLTRAEVRSLWGQSQYNPASPFIDEVPANLIEWKREGMSRAIPSIGSSGFGRDRYSGSHWGAGSAVGGRDAGQLPPSLATRSARVQPQKEIPQLSVGDKVEHTSFGAGTVVALEGSGDKTVAKVRFAAEEKRLLLRYAPLTKA from the coding sequence ATGGATATGCTCTTCGACCCGCGTGCGCCGCAAAATTCGTCTGGCCAGGAACCCGCTCGCCCGCAGGCTGATGCGAAAGAGTTGCTGCACGGCCTTAACCCGGAGCAAGAAGCAGCGGTAACACACGCTGGATCGCCGCTGCTGATTGTTGCGGGCGCTGGTTCGGGCAAGACCCGGGTACTCAGTCATCGAATTGCCTATTTGCTGGCAACCGGACGCGCTCATCCCGGGCAAATTCTCGCGATCACTTTTACCAACAAAGCCGCAGCAGAGATGCGGGAGCGAATTGCTGCCCTCATCGGCGATGCCGCAAAGAACATGTGGATCTCCACGTTCCACTCTTCGTGTGTGCGAATTCTGCGTCGTGAAGCTAGCACCGTGGGGCTTAACTCAAGTTTTTCAATCTACGATTCCGCGGACAGCTTGCGCTTAATCACCCTGATCGCTCGCGGACTTGATTTGGATCCGAAGCGGTTTGCCCCAAAGGCGATGCAACACAAGATTTCCGCGCTAAAAAACGAACTTATCGACGATGACGCTTTTGCTGCTACCGCTACTGATCCTTTTGAGCAAGGCGTTGCCGAGGTATACCGGGGCTATACGCAACGGCTACGCCAAGCAAACGCCCTCGATTTTGACGATCTAATCGCCCAGACTGTTTGGCTGTTCCGGGCCTTCCCCGGAGTGGCCGATTATTATCGACGTCGCTTCCGGCACGTCATGGTTGATGAGTATCAGGACACCAACCACGCGCAATATGCATTGGTCAAGGAGATCGTCGGTCCGGCCGAGGGCTCAGGCGACGAACCCGCGGAGCTAACTGTTGTTGGCGACTCCGACCAATCAATTTATGCTTTCCGCGGCGCAGACATTCGAAACATCGTGGAATTCGAAAAAGATTACCCCAATGCGCGAACCATCAAACTTGAGCAGAATTACCGCTCCACGCAAACCATTTTGAGCGCGGCAAATGCCGTGATCGAAAAAAACCCCGATCGCCCGGTGAAGCGGCTTTGGACGGCCGAGGGCGACGGCGAAAAGATCATCGGTTACGTCGCGGAAAATGAGCACGAAGAGGCTCGTTTCATCGCCGAAGAAATTGACAGACTCCAGGATGAAGCAGACTTTCGGCCCGGTGACGTCGCAATTTTTTACCGAACAAACGCGCAGTCTCGCTCCATCGAAGAAATCCTGATGCGGGTTGGTCTGCCGTACCGAGTGGTTGGCGGCACCAGATTCTATGAGCGCAAAGAGATCAAGGATGCGCTGGCGTACTTGCGGGTATTGGTTAATCCGGAGGATGACGTCAATCTGCGCCGCATCTTGAATGAACCCAAACGCGGAATTGGTGATCGAGCCGAGGGAGCGGTTGCGGCGCTCGCAGAGCGGGAGCGTAGCTCGTTTATGGCCGCCCTGCGTCATGCCGAGGACGCGCCAGCAATAGCTACCCGCAGTCTGAATGCGGTGAACGGCTTCGTGAAGCTCATCGATGACCTCACCGAAGTAGCGAGTACCTCGGGTGCGGCAACGGCGCTGGAAGCAGTACTCGAGCAAACTGGCTATTTAGAGACCTTGCGCGCAAGCAGCGACCCGCAAGACGAGTCTCGGGTGGAAAACTTGGCCGAGCTGGTCGCTGTCGTGCGTGAATATGAGCGAGATAAGCCAGAAGGCTCGCTCACCGACTTCCTCGAAGGCGTGGCGCTGGTAGCGGATGCGGATCAGATCCCGGATGCGCCAGGTAGCGACACCGAAGCTGCGGTTGCTGAAGCTCGGCGGCTTGGCGTGGTCACCTTGATGACGTTGCACACCGCGAAGGGCTTGGAATTCCCGGCGGTATTTCTGACCGGTATGGAGCATGGAATCTTCCCACAAGCTCGCTCCGCTACCGATGCAAAGGAACTGGCGGAAGAGCGTCGACTAGCTTATGTGGGGCTAACTCGAGCGCGAAAGCGCCTGTATCTGACGCGCGCCGAAGTGCGAAGCCTCTGGGGTCAGAGCCAATACAACCCGGCAAGCCCGTTCATTGATGAGGTACCCGCGAATCTCATTGAATGGAAGCGCGAGGGGATGTCCAGGGCGATTCCGTCAATCGGCTCCTCCGGCTTTGGTCGTGACCGTTATTCGGGTTCGCACTGGGGTGCTGGCTCAGCGGTCGGTGGCCGCGATGCTGGCCAATTGCCGCCCAGCCTGGCAACTCGCTCGGCAAGGGTTCAGCCGCAAAAGGAAATTCCGCAGCTTTCGGTGGGTGACAAAGTTGAACACACCAGTTTTGGTGCTGGAACAGTTGTGGCGCTGGAAGGATCCGGGGACAAGACCGTGGCTAAAGTCCGTTTTGCTGCCGAAGAGAAGCGGTTGCTCTTGCGCTATGCGCCCTTGACGAAGGCCTAG
- a CDS encoding inositol monophosphatase family protein, translated as MPLPENLSPDLDDAQLASALVRNAGRLALAMRAEGLQGERKTSVSDVVTAADKAAEKYVMSQLRTVRPDDGILGEEGARYLGNSGRTWVIDPVDGTYNFLSGSTYWCSAIALQIDGADALDPEVALGAVYQPQEEKLWLGGKDIPATLNGEPLQPPSQAGLDQLSAGTYLHPTWLGRPEAATPWLAAASRLATFRLLGSGSCDLSRVAQGELGCWFQHSTALWDWLPGKAIVLAAGGSTAVVQVNGLNWFLAGGSTAVAELAEALGVPAS; from the coding sequence ATGCCACTTCCAGAAAACCTCAGTCCTGACCTTGATGACGCCCAACTAGCCTCCGCCTTGGTTCGAAACGCAGGCCGATTGGCATTGGCAATGCGAGCCGAAGGACTTCAGGGGGAACGGAAGACCTCAGTTTCTGACGTCGTTACCGCGGCGGATAAGGCGGCCGAAAAGTACGTCATGAGTCAGTTGCGGACGGTGCGCCCTGACGATGGCATCTTGGGCGAAGAAGGTGCCAGATATCTCGGTAATAGTGGTCGAACTTGGGTCATTGATCCGGTAGATGGCACCTATAACTTTCTGTCTGGCTCAACCTATTGGTGCTCGGCGATTGCGCTGCAGATCGATGGCGCGGATGCTCTGGATCCTGAGGTTGCGCTCGGGGCGGTTTACCAACCTCAGGAAGAGAAGCTTTGGTTGGGTGGCAAAGACATCCCGGCGACGCTTAACGGTGAACCTTTGCAGCCGCCGTCGCAAGCGGGGTTGGACCAACTCAGCGCCGGAACCTATTTGCACCCAACGTGGCTAGGCCGACCGGAGGCTGCGACGCCGTGGCTCGCTGCGGCAAGCCGGCTAGCGACTTTCCGCCTGCTCGGTTCCGGATCGTGCGATTTATCCCGAGTGGCTCAAGGCGAACTTGGCTGTTGGTTTCAGCATTCGACGGCGTTGTGGGACTGGCTGCCGGGCAAGGCGATTGTGTTGGCGGCTGGCGGCAGTACCGCTGTCGTTCAAGTCAACGGGCTGAATTGGTTTTTGGCCGGTGGCTCAACCGCCGTCGCAGAGCTCGCTGAAGCGCTCGGAGTCCCGGCGAGTTAA
- a CDS encoding right-handed parallel beta-helix repeat-containing protein, with the protein MKSAFLGTLCTVLIGASFLAVGAPAITDSVAKTYYLDCASGNDQADGTAVESPWKSLAKISGTTFQPGDAIKIKSGTSCVGTLAPQGSGTAEAPITIDAYGAGAAPQIQGAGASRAIKLYNQQGWEIRNLDVSNKGASVGNRRAVSVELKDFGTASHIVLENLSIHDVNGDDTKDTGGSGGIYFSITGTAVQTAFEDLLVKNNSIRSVDREGIFMVSTWNRSGFEVQSAGTFLPWANVVISGNQLADLGGDGIVPGNTTGALVEHNKVDGFQKRSAGYNAGMWTYDSDNTVFRYNEATGGTTTRDGMAYDVDQGTDGVIFQYNYSHHNAGGFLLLCNANGILKNAVVRYNISIDDSYRGVENCSGTIESAAVYNNSIYIGPGISQSVIQENNTTKRNVSFRNNIVVKRGSGAASINLASGGYQLSNNDFVNVKKAPAGEGISSEPKFVSEAMGPAGFKLCSGSPALAAGSTIADNGGQDYFGNSIPESGAPNIGAYAGAAVSCPVAK; encoded by the coding sequence ATGAAATCCGCTTTTCTAGGTACGCTCTGCACGGTCCTTATCGGCGCTAGCTTTCTCGCTGTTGGCGCACCAGCAATTACCGATTCAGTGGCAAAAACTTATTACCTCGACTGCGCGAGCGGCAACGACCAAGCCGATGGGACCGCCGTCGAGAGTCCGTGGAAGTCACTCGCGAAGATTAGTGGGACAACATTCCAGCCCGGCGACGCGATCAAGATCAAAAGTGGCACTTCCTGCGTTGGCACATTGGCGCCGCAAGGCTCAGGAACTGCTGAGGCACCCATCACGATTGACGCATACGGCGCCGGGGCTGCTCCACAGATTCAGGGCGCCGGTGCCTCGCGCGCGATCAAACTTTACAACCAGCAAGGCTGGGAAATTCGCAACCTTGATGTGAGTAATAAGGGCGCCTCGGTGGGCAATCGTCGCGCGGTCTCGGTAGAACTCAAAGACTTTGGCACCGCGAGCCATATTGTGCTGGAGAACCTCAGCATTCACGACGTTAACGGCGACGACACCAAAGACACTGGTGGTAGCGGTGGCATTTACTTCTCGATTACGGGCACCGCGGTGCAGACGGCATTCGAGGACCTTCTGGTCAAGAACAACAGCATCCGTTCGGTAGATCGCGAAGGCATCTTCATGGTGTCTACCTGGAACCGATCCGGGTTTGAAGTGCAAAGCGCGGGCACGTTCTTGCCGTGGGCCAATGTGGTGATCAGTGGCAATCAACTTGCCGATCTTGGCGGCGACGGCATTGTGCCGGGCAACACTACCGGCGCTTTGGTGGAGCACAACAAAGTGGACGGTTTTCAGAAACGATCGGCTGGCTATAACGCCGGTATGTGGACGTATGATTCGGACAATACGGTCTTTCGATACAACGAAGCTACTGGCGGTACGACCACTCGTGACGGAATGGCGTACGACGTAGATCAAGGCACCGACGGCGTGATTTTTCAATACAACTACAGTCATCACAACGCTGGCGGATTCTTGTTACTTTGCAATGCCAACGGAATACTCAAAAATGCAGTAGTTCGCTACAACATCAGCATCGACGATTCCTATCGTGGCGTGGAAAATTGCAGCGGAACCATCGAATCCGCGGCCGTCTATAACAACTCGATCTATATTGGCCCAGGGATCAGCCAGTCGGTGATTCAAGAGAACAACACCACCAAACGTAACGTCAGTTTCCGGAACAACATCGTGGTCAAACGTGGCTCTGGCGCAGCGTCGATCAATCTCGCCAGCGGTGGGTACCAGTTATCAAACAACGACTTTGTCAATGTCAAAAAAGCGCCAGCTGGTGAGGGCATCAGCTCCGAGCCAAAGTTTGTCTCTGAGGCAATGGGCCCTGCTGGCTTCAAGTTGTGTTCTGGTTCGCCGGCGCTTGCCGCGGGCAGCACGATTGCGGATAACGGCGGGCAAGACTACTTCGGCAATTCAATCCCAGAATCCGGCGCACCGAACATCGGTGCTTATGCAGGTGCTGCGGTGAGTTGCCCAGTCGCCAAATAA